A DNA window from Gammaproteobacteria bacterium contains the following coding sequences:
- a CDS encoding PAS domain-containing protein has product MLSPSGDAANLNASPWKTLRLLNMYRLALAVLFIAVILIAGPKVLGQHDPFLFVAINALYFFFLLAFGVSGQYRWPALGLQVYAQALIDIVAITLLMHASGGIGSGLGVLMIAAVAAASVLAPGRAALGVAALAALTLLGAEVHADLFGNYRATSYTQTGLLGASLFATAWLTVALSRRARMSEALAVRRGIDLANLAELNGLIVNRMQSGIIVVDDTSEIRLMNSAARALLGCATDEYPRGLKELSYPLYRLFLQWLPAHETNPAPQKLEHDHAATLQARFSRVGARREDRGVVIYVDDTAEINRQIQETKLASLSRLTASIAHEIRNPLGAISHAAQLLGESPGLDRADQRMVDMIRDQSKRMNAVIHDVLRLYRREQPHADVIRVTAHLDVTDRGPGIDPELRAQLFEPFVTSSTQGTGLGLFMARELCHANGGELSYTPGAGGGSTFRIQFPLSMSGQTPRTGIGALDREIRADSGAVSGTHARTAADHKAAAPPTSIARARSARSLT; this is encoded by the coding sequence ATGCTGAGTCCGTCGGGCGACGCCGCCAATCTCAACGCCTCGCCGTGGAAGACACTGCGGCTGCTGAATATGTACCGGCTTGCGCTCGCGGTGCTGTTCATCGCAGTCATCCTGATTGCCGGGCCCAAGGTTCTAGGCCAGCACGACCCGTTTTTGTTCGTCGCGATCAACGCACTCTACTTTTTCTTTCTGCTGGCGTTCGGCGTATCCGGTCAATATCGCTGGCCGGCGCTGGGACTTCAGGTCTACGCGCAGGCGCTGATCGATATAGTCGCGATCACCTTGCTGATGCACGCCAGCGGCGGCATCGGCAGTGGTCTCGGCGTGCTGATGATCGCCGCGGTTGCCGCCGCAAGCGTGCTGGCGCCCGGTCGCGCGGCGCTGGGCGTGGCCGCGCTGGCCGCGCTGACGTTGCTTGGCGCTGAAGTGCACGCGGACCTGTTCGGCAACTACCGCGCAACGTCGTACACGCAAACGGGCTTGCTCGGCGCGTCTCTGTTCGCAACCGCCTGGCTCACCGTCGCCTTATCGCGCCGCGCGCGCATGAGCGAAGCGCTGGCCGTACGCCGCGGCATCGATCTGGCAAACCTCGCCGAACTCAACGGCCTGATCGTCAATCGCATGCAGTCCGGCATCATCGTGGTGGACGACACGTCCGAAATCCGCCTGATGAACAGTGCGGCGCGCGCGTTGCTGGGTTGCGCGACGGACGAGTATCCGCGTGGACTGAAAGAACTGTCTTATCCGCTGTACCGGCTGTTCCTCCAATGGCTGCCGGCCCACGAGACCAACCCCGCGCCGCAAAAGCTGGAGCACGACCACGCGGCGACCCTGCAGGCTCGTTTCTCGCGGGTGGGCGCGCGCCGCGAGGATCGAGGCGTGGTGATTTACGTGGACGATACTGCCGAAATCAATCGCCAGATTCAGGAAACCAAGCTGGCATCGTTGAGCCGCCTCACCGCCAGCATCGCGCATGAAATCCGCAATCCACTGGGCGCGATCAGTCACGCCGCACAATTGCTTGGCGAGTCACCCGGACTGGATCGCGCCGATCAGCGCATGGTGGACATGATCCGCGACCAGAGCAAACGCATGAACGCGGTCATCCACGACGTGTTGCGCCTGTACCGCCGCGAGCAGCCGCATGCGGATGTCATCCGCGTCACTGCGCACCTGGACGTAACCGACCGGGGCCCCGGCATCGACCCCGAACTGCGGGCGCAACTGTTCGAACCGTTCGTCACTTCCAGCACCCAGGGGACGGGGCTGGGACTATTCATGGCGCGCGAGTTGTGTCACGCGAATGGCGGCGAGCTGAGTTACACACCCGGAGCGGGCGGCGGCAGCACTTTTCGCATCCAGTTCCCGCTGAGCATGTCTGGACAGACGCCACGCACCGGCATTGGCGCGCTGGATCGCGAAATTCGCGCCGATAGTGGCGCGGTGTCTGGAACTCACGCACGGACGGCCGCGGACCATAAAGCCGCGGCGCCGCCGACGTCCATCGCGCGCGCAAGGTCGGCGCGCTCATTAACATAA